A genomic region of Armatimonadota bacterium contains the following coding sequences:
- a CDS encoding family 16 glycoside hydrolase: MKSNRSLVGLFLAPGLTIASLAGAQGVRIDVKADQVVHPVSRLLTGACLEDVNHEIYGGFYSQMVFGESFQEPPLPQPIAGFTPFGGQWNVRDGVVSIAGGDGPKLVSSHTPFGDASMSVDLLFKDRTGGNAGLVVRTTNPGVGADSFTGYEVSLDAARQMVILARHRRNFEPIEEAPCEVAVGKWIPLEVRLAGPAIEVLVDGKSVLRHDDGANALPAGTVALRAWQREASYRNLRVKAGDSTEPLAFEERGNPSEVSGMWRVLTRGNATGRCAIITENPFVGTQSQRLTFESGIGEFGVENQGLSRRGMNIVKGKPYTGSVWVRAGKPTTLFASLESRDGAEVYAERPLAVDGATWRHIDFSLTPNAADKAGRFSLKLKQPGSVEVGYAFLQPGEWGRFKKLPVRRDVAEGLIGQGITVMRYGGSMINHRDYRWKKMIGARANRPPSSGTWYPYSSNGWGIPDFMDYAEAAGCEYIPDFNVNETPQDMADFIEYAKGSVGSEWGRKRGGNGHRPPYSLKYIELGNEERVDDNYYRKFKGLAEAIWAADPDITIVVGDFQYEEPIRDPFNIRGADSGITTLAAQQKILRLAKQHDREVWFDLHVFTEGPRPGPSLAGMFSYIDALGRIADGARFKVVVFELNAGNHAQKRALANALAINAIERDGRLPVVTSANCLQPDGQNDNGWDQGLLFLNPSQVWLQPPGYVTQMLARNYLPQLVKCEVTPAENQLDANATASEDGKTVVLQVVNPTNEVVTAEIHLAGFIPMRAYAETTELSGGQEAVNTATDPRAIVPIRGRWKHGMKDGISTRTFPPYSFTIIRLS; encoded by the coding sequence ATGAAATCCAACCGCTCCCTCGTCGGGCTGTTCCTCGCGCCCGGCCTCACCATCGCATCTCTCGCCGGCGCGCAGGGGGTTCGCATCGATGTTAAGGCCGACCAGGTAGTACATCCCGTATCGCGCCTTCTGACGGGGGCGTGCCTCGAGGACGTAAACCACGAAATCTACGGGGGCTTCTACAGCCAGATGGTGTTCGGCGAGAGTTTCCAGGAACCGCCTCTGCCGCAACCCATCGCGGGTTTCACACCGTTCGGCGGCCAGTGGAATGTGCGTGACGGGGTGGTCAGCATCGCCGGCGGCGATGGTCCGAAGCTTGTGAGCAGCCATACTCCGTTCGGGGACGCCTCGATGAGCGTTGATCTCCTGTTCAAGGACCGCACGGGAGGAAACGCCGGCCTCGTCGTACGTACGACGAATCCCGGCGTGGGCGCCGATAGTTTTACAGGCTATGAGGTATCACTGGATGCGGCCCGGCAGATGGTGATTCTGGCCCGCCACCGGCGCAACTTCGAACCGATCGAAGAAGCGCCGTGCGAGGTTGCGGTGGGCAAGTGGATCCCGCTGGAGGTGAGGCTTGCCGGTCCGGCCATCGAAGTCCTGGTGGACGGCAAGTCGGTGCTTCGCCACGACGACGGCGCTAACGCCCTTCCGGCCGGGACGGTCGCGTTGCGGGCGTGGCAGCGAGAAGCGAGCTACCGAAATCTCCGGGTGAAGGCCGGCGACTCGACCGAGCCGCTCGCATTCGAGGAGCGCGGCAATCCGTCGGAGGTAAGCGGAATGTGGCGCGTTCTCACCCGGGGCAATGCGACGGGCAGGTGTGCGATCATCACGGAGAACCCGTTCGTCGGGACGCAGTCGCAGCGATTGACCTTCGAGTCAGGCATCGGGGAGTTTGGCGTAGAGAATCAGGGTCTCAGTCGCCGGGGCATGAACATCGTCAAGGGCAAGCCATACACCGGGAGCGTGTGGGTCCGCGCCGGAAAACCGACAACCTTGTTCGCGTCGCTCGAGAGCCGCGACGGCGCCGAAGTGTATGCCGAGAGGCCGCTCGCTGTTGACGGCGCCACGTGGCGCCATATTGACTTTTCACTGACGCCGAACGCCGCAGACAAAGCGGGCCGCTTCTCCCTGAAGCTGAAGCAACCCGGCTCGGTCGAAGTGGGTTACGCGTTCCTCCAGCCGGGCGAGTGGGGCCGGTTCAAGAAACTCCCCGTGCGCCGGGACGTCGCCGAGGGGCTGATCGGCCAGGGCATCACCGTGATGCGTTACGGTGGCTCGATGATCAACCATCGCGATTACCGTTGGAAGAAAATGATCGGCGCGCGCGCAAACCGGCCGCCGTCTTCGGGGACCTGGTATCCCTATTCGTCCAACGGTTGGGGCATCCCGGACTTTATGGATTATGCTGAGGCAGCCGGGTGCGAATACATCCCGGACTTCAATGTGAATGAAACCCCGCAAGACATGGCGGATTTCATCGAGTACGCGAAGGGCTCAGTTGGCAGCGAATGGGGCAGGAAGCGTGGGGGTAACGGGCATCGGCCGCCTTATTCACTCAAATACATCGAACTCGGCAACGAAGAGCGCGTAGACGATAACTACTACCGCAAATTCAAGGGTCTCGCCGAGGCAATCTGGGCTGCCGATCCCGACATCACGATCGTCGTGGGCGATTTTCAATATGAAGAGCCGATCCGCGATCCGTTCAATATCCGAGGCGCAGACTCCGGCATTACGACACTCGCCGCCCAGCAGAAAATCCTTCGCCTGGCCAAACAGCATGACCGCGAGGTGTGGTTCGATCTGCACGTGTTCACAGAAGGTCCCCGGCCCGGGCCTTCCCTGGCCGGCATGTTCTCTTACATCGATGCCCTTGGCAGAATTGCCGACGGCGCCCGATTCAAGGTCGTCGTCTTCGAGCTGAACGCCGGAAACCACGCCCAGAAACGCGCGCTGGCCAACGCGCTCGCGATCAACGCCATCGAGCGTGATGGTCGCCTCCCGGTTGTCACCTCCGCGAACTGCCTCCAGCCCGACGGCCAGAACGACAACGGTTGGGACCAGGGACTCCTCTTCCTCAACCCTTCGCAGGTCTGGCTCCAGCCGCCGGGCTACGTGACGCAAATGCTCGCCCGCAACTACCTGCCGCAACTGGTCAAGTGCGAGGTGACCCCGGCGGAAAACCAATTGGATGCGAACGCCACGGCCAGTGAGGACGGAAAGACAGTGGTCTTGCAGGTGGTCAATCCGACGAACGAGGTGGTGACGGCGGAGATCCACCTGGCGGGATTCATCCCCATGCGGGCGTACGCAGAGACAACCGAGTTATCCGGTGGGCAGGAGGCCGTGAACACCGCGACCGACCCCAGGGCGATCGTTCCCATAAGAGGCCGGTGGAAGCACGGCATGAAGGACGGTATCAGCACCCGCACGTTCCCGCCCTATTCGTTCACGATCATCCGGCTCAGCTAG
- a CDS encoding glycoside hydrolase family 2 TIM barrel-domain containing protein, whose amino-acid sequence MHSPHLLVGFMTVMLLGAAGATGLAAPASRRHELFDSGWRFMKGDSSGASEAKFDDSGWRTLDLPHDWSIEDLPASPDAGLPAVSAVPGEWRFHEGDDPAWKDAGFDDSGWRKVRLPGHWSEIDIKAENAYGWYRRRIDVSADLRGKEVLLLIGKVDDVDETFVNGTKVGGMGALPPEYTTAWEKHRRYRVPAGVLKCDGTDVIAVRDYNGQADAGIYEAAPLICRSGPFDLDSPNGAAQGHTEGGIGWYRKTFRLPARDKGRSIGITFDGVYMNSEVWFNGHRLGGHPYGYTSFSFDLTPFARFGSETNVLSVKADSSGKTSRWYSGSGIYRHVWLIVTDAVHVGQWGVYVTTPEVGPGKALLRVRTTIRNDGDSTCKVTLETRIERSENELNRVRDSLEVPAGGEREFAQEMTVNKPALWSPDQPTLYTLVSTVKVDGKAVDEVRTPFGLRSISVDAVKGFVLNGKTLKIRGGCIHHDNGCLGSRSYDRAEERKVELLKAAGYNAIRTSHNPPSPALLEACDRLGMLVMDEAFDCWNIGKNDHDYSLLFKDWWQKDLDSMVLRDRNHPSVVFWSIGNEIPGQPTPEAAKIGGELAARVRQLDPTRQVTQAAFAGDSKDLGVFANLDVCGYNYMPGNYLPDHEAHPQRVMLGTESFPSACFDAWMPVVDHPWVIGDFVWTAFDYIGEAGLGHADPISYPVGHVETRPFVTANCGDFDLSGFRMPAGYYRNAVWNTGDIVSCFVEAINGNGKTSSVGGWNWGWIDERPSWTWPGLEGQPVRVHIYSYAPTVRLTVNGRVVGEKPTDRGTRFTATWDVPYDPGELVAAALDAGGKEVGRWVLRTAGKPASIRLTADRKNLSAHGQDLSFVTVEILDANGIPDPNADPLVQFRLSGPGKIIGVGNGDPRSIESFQQPRRKTYRGRCLAVVKAGTKPGTISLWAEAPGLKGAAVTLTVGTPSRGHK is encoded by the coding sequence ATGCATAGTCCACACTTATTGGTCGGGTTCATGACCGTAATGCTCCTGGGTGCTGCCGGTGCGACCGGTCTCGCCGCGCCGGCATCCCGCCGGCACGAGCTGTTCGACAGCGGATGGCGCTTCATGAAGGGAGACTCGTCCGGCGCATCGGAAGCCAAGTTCGATGATTCGGGTTGGCGGACGCTCGATCTGCCGCACGACTGGAGCATCGAAGACCTGCCCGCTTCCCCGGACGCGGGCTTGCCTGCCGTGTCCGCCGTCCCCGGCGAATGGCGATTCCACGAGGGAGACGACCCGGCCTGGAAGGACGCTGGCTTCGACGACTCCGGTTGGCGCAAGGTGCGTCTCCCAGGACATTGGAGCGAGATCGACATCAAGGCGGAAAACGCGTACGGCTGGTACCGCCGCCGGATCGACGTCTCAGCGGATCTGCGCGGGAAAGAGGTCCTGCTGCTCATCGGAAAAGTAGATGACGTGGACGAGACCTTCGTCAATGGAACCAAGGTCGGCGGTATGGGTGCTCTTCCGCCCGAGTACACGACCGCATGGGAAAAGCACCGCCGTTACCGTGTGCCGGCCGGCGTGTTGAAATGCGATGGAACGGATGTAATCGCCGTTCGCGATTACAACGGCCAGGCCGACGCGGGTATCTATGAGGCCGCCCCTCTCATTTGCAGGAGCGGCCCCTTCGACCTGGACAGTCCCAACGGAGCGGCGCAGGGCCATACCGAGGGTGGAATCGGCTGGTACCGCAAGACATTCCGGCTTCCCGCCAGGGACAAGGGCCGTTCGATCGGTATCACGTTCGACGGCGTCTATATGAACTCCGAAGTGTGGTTCAACGGGCACAGGCTTGGCGGCCACCCCTACGGCTACACCAGTTTCAGCTTCGACCTGACGCCTTTCGCGCGGTTCGGCAGCGAGACCAACGTCCTTTCCGTCAAAGCCGATTCCAGCGGCAAGACCAGCCGGTGGTACTCCGGGTCCGGCATCTACCGTCACGTCTGGTTGATCGTCACGGACGCCGTACACGTTGGCCAATGGGGCGTCTATGTTACCACGCCTGAGGTCGGTCCCGGAAAAGCCCTTCTGCGGGTGCGGACGACGATCAGAAACGACGGAGACTCCACATGCAAGGTGACATTGGAAACACGCATCGAGCGTTCGGAGAACGAGCTGAACCGTGTGCGCGACAGCCTCGAGGTACCGGCCGGGGGCGAACGCGAGTTTGCGCAGGAAATGACAGTCAACAAGCCCGCGCTATGGTCGCCGGACCAACCGACGCTTTACACCCTGGTCAGCACGGTGAAGGTCGATGGCAAAGCAGTCGATGAAGTTCGAACGCCTTTCGGCCTCCGTTCAATTTCCGTGGACGCCGTCAAAGGCTTCGTGCTCAATGGCAAGACATTGAAGATCCGCGGTGGATGCATTCATCACGACAACGGCTGCCTGGGTTCACGTTCGTACGACAGGGCCGAAGAACGCAAGGTCGAATTGCTCAAAGCAGCCGGCTACAATGCGATCCGCACCAGCCACAACCCGCCGTCTCCGGCCCTCCTCGAAGCGTGCGACCGCCTCGGGATGCTCGTAATGGACGAGGCGTTCGACTGCTGGAATATCGGCAAGAACGACCACGACTACTCGCTCTTGTTCAAGGACTGGTGGCAGAAAGACCTTGACAGCATGGTCCTGCGCGACCGGAACCACCCGAGCGTGGTGTTCTGGAGCATCGGCAACGAGATTCCCGGGCAGCCTACGCCCGAGGCGGCTAAAATCGGCGGCGAGTTGGCCGCGCGCGTTCGCCAACTCGATCCGACGCGACAGGTGACGCAGGCGGCGTTTGCGGGTGATTCGAAAGACCTTGGCGTCTTCGCCAATCTGGATGTATGCGGTTATAACTACATGCCAGGCAACTACCTTCCCGATCACGAGGCACACCCGCAGCGGGTCATGCTTGGAACGGAGTCTTTCCCCTCCGCTTGTTTCGATGCGTGGATGCCGGTGGTTGACCACCCCTGGGTGATCGGGGATTTCGTATGGACCGCGTTCGACTACATCGGTGAGGCCGGCCTGGGCCACGCGGACCCCATTTCTTACCCTGTCGGCCATGTTGAAACCCGCCCCTTCGTCACCGCCAATTGCGGCGACTTCGACCTGTCCGGTTTCAGAATGCCGGCCGGGTACTATCGAAACGCGGTCTGGAACACCGGCGACATCGTCTCGTGCTTCGTAGAGGCAATAAACGGGAACGGGAAGACTTCATCTGTGGGCGGCTGGAACTGGGGCTGGATCGATGAACGCCCATCCTGGACGTGGCCCGGCCTCGAAGGGCAGCCGGTCAGGGTGCACATCTATTCCTATGCCCCCACTGTTCGACTCACCGTCAACGGTCGAGTAGTGGGTGAGAAGCCGACCGATCGCGGGACACGGTTCACGGCGACCTGGGACGTGCCCTACGATCCGGGTGAACTCGTGGCAGCAGCCCTGGATGCCGGGGGCAAAGAGGTCGGCCGATGGGTGTTGCGAACCGCCGGGAAGCCGGCTTCCATACGGTTGACCGCCGACCGGAAGAACCTCAGCGCCCACGGACAGGACTTGTCGTTTGTGACGGTCGAGATCCTCGATGCGAACGGCATCCCAGACCCTAACGCCGACCCATTGGTCCAATTCCGCCTTTCAGGACCGGGGAAGATCATCGGCGTCGGCAATGGCGACCCAAGGAGCATAGAGAGCTTCCAGCAGCCTCGGCGCAAAACCTACCGCGGCCGCTGCCTGGCCGTCGTAAAGGCGGGCACGAAACCCGGCACGATCTCCCTCTGGGCCGAGGCACCCGGCCTCAAGGGTGCAGCCGTAACACTTACCGTCGGCACGCCGTCCAGGGGGCATAAGTGA
- a CDS encoding DUF6055 domain-containing protein yields the protein MNVSLEALAVLACLSIGPAGGAPAAGAPWLDNERQFKSDDPKINFRRSDHFRIGWGQGAAANKDENADFGAVTEQLAQGNLQMLEHVWHRYHDPEPLGIGFHAPGESSQPKTRDGKFYRANLYMNNTGIWAGGAWGSNDDWGLPIFALPPTYLAFDPPSGATPHEYGHTTLINAGGFNDTPYDGMWHEATANWLQLQFLNAYSGPGGVGVQPYLSMPHGRNYYDAWQIYEYLAEDPRYGYPFINRLWTQANGNKARGGEYIFDAMVRLDTSGSPDPYNAIKDAIGGTAAHNVMWDYRRQPFFQKQSARTMDPFMEMYRRAYTELTRRQGDTTWYRVPFSEAPMQGGYNVVPIALNGKEGGGYKVSINFKPLWDATRGSDWRATFVAVNDAGESRYSTMWNGGVNSITLAADENQLFLAVAATPDFMGFEGFSHPLISDLPLQPQAYEIEFLNTKAGPYETKPARPAGVTGKPHSNGGGFVADTAKVDATAYVGPDAMVLGQAQVLGNARIEDRAVVMGNAVVKDDAIVSGYALVRDNAQVSGHGRVRDWATVQGRWTVSEYGRALEHAFLLDRGELTGHGTIKGNVPDYGGAKTSGYAIKEGDCANGVPISKQVLMCWVWGADQAYADAQPDTGGLYCDFTFARQSPIYALDKFGVMHGYLMGAPKSVALAEKALPGALQLNGKDQYVELKRDVADFTDTTIAVWVKWAGGAADQRLLYLGDGAGKYAYLTPKDPDTGKLRFVISTNGVGGEQSLDAPGPLQPGTWTHVAVTLKGDTGTLYVDGNPVATNNALTHNPDMVLGPNVLNGKDNTFLGRGPEGQYFSGLVSDFRVYVQPQGDGVIAAAAALLPDRNASPVAPVVTATRKLSTPGFLLKPTVAGADAVVMSAPRPGKDAKGVEYAFVCTGGGGHNSGWTSSTRFTDCVLTPGQTYSYACKVRDGSGNETPLSAPVKVTIPKPAVPDGAFESEPRGISGTSIRMTARKAPASAGAVEYQFTRDDGHTSGWQSSRTWTDSGLAAGSTHAYRVQARNAWGTVGKASSGKSAVARDDTPPARYKVGEWRTLPYSTLTNTISMKAMSVTGENDSPRIEPDPVEYYFHCVSGNGPDSGWIHTATWQSAPVPDGTYRYEFKMRDISPQHNETPYSSVETATVSTTTGYHDYPLGQVARQAEGVLVAFKGKVTAVEPKAYTVSADGASVKVGTQAVAGATDAALKDRDVTVKGCVWTRDGEKRVLWAEVK from the coding sequence ATGAACGTTTCGCTGGAGGCGCTGGCTGTGCTCGCCTGTTTATCCATCGGCCCCGCCGGAGGCGCACCGGCGGCCGGCGCCCCATGGCTGGACAACGAGCGGCAATTCAAGAGTGACGACCCGAAGATCAACTTCCGACGGTCGGACCACTTCCGCATCGGCTGGGGGCAGGGCGCCGCGGCGAACAAGGACGAAAACGCCGACTTCGGCGCAGTGACGGAGCAGCTCGCCCAGGGCAACCTGCAGATGCTCGAGCACGTATGGCACCGATACCACGACCCCGAACCGCTGGGCATCGGCTTCCACGCCCCGGGAGAGTCAAGCCAGCCGAAAACTCGGGACGGCAAGTTCTACCGGGCGAACCTGTATATGAACAATACGGGCATCTGGGCCGGTGGCGCGTGGGGATCGAACGACGATTGGGGCCTGCCGATCTTCGCTCTGCCGCCAACATATCTTGCTTTCGATCCGCCGTCCGGGGCCACACCGCACGAATATGGCCACACAACCCTCATCAACGCGGGCGGCTTCAACGACACGCCGTACGACGGGATGTGGCACGAGGCGACAGCCAACTGGCTGCAACTCCAGTTCCTGAACGCCTACTCCGGTCCCGGCGGCGTTGGCGTACAGCCATACCTTTCGATGCCGCACGGGCGCAACTATTACGATGCCTGGCAGATCTACGAATACCTCGCCGAAGACCCCCGGTACGGCTACCCGTTCATCAACAGACTGTGGACCCAGGCCAACGGCAACAAGGCCAGGGGCGGCGAGTATATCTTCGACGCCATGGTCCGCCTGGACACCTCCGGGTCACCGGACCCGTACAACGCCATCAAGGACGCCATCGGCGGGACGGCGGCCCACAACGTGATGTGGGACTACCGCCGTCAACCGTTCTTCCAGAAACAAAGCGCGCGCACGATGGACCCCTTCATGGAGATGTACCGGCGGGCCTATACCGAACTGACCCGGAGACAAGGCGACACCACGTGGTACCGCGTCCCGTTCTCCGAAGCTCCGATGCAGGGCGGCTACAACGTCGTCCCCATCGCTTTGAATGGCAAGGAAGGCGGCGGGTACAAGGTATCAATCAACTTCAAACCGCTCTGGGATGCGACCCGCGGTTCGGACTGGCGGGCGACGTTCGTGGCGGTGAACGACGCCGGCGAATCCCGCTACAGCACGATGTGGAACGGCGGCGTCAACTCGATCACACTTGCGGCCGACGAGAACCAGCTCTTTTTGGCGGTCGCGGCCACTCCCGATTTCATGGGTTTTGAAGGATTTTCGCACCCCCTCATCTCCGATCTGCCACTCCAGCCGCAGGCCTACGAGATTGAATTCCTGAACACGAAGGCCGGCCCCTATGAGACAAAACCCGCCAGGCCGGCGGGCGTGACGGGCAAACCTCACTCGAACGGCGGCGGCTTCGTTGCCGATACCGCCAAAGTGGACGCCACAGCTTACGTCGGGCCGGACGCGATGGTCCTTGGCCAGGCGCAGGTCCTCGGCAACGCCCGGATAGAGGACAGAGCGGTAGTAATGGGCAACGCGGTGGTCAAGGACGACGCCATCGTCAGCGGCTACGCGCTGGTGAGAGACAACGCACAGGTATCCGGTCACGGCAGGGTACGCGACTGGGCGACGGTGCAGGGAAGGTGGACCGTCTCCGAGTACGGCCGTGCCTTGGAACACGCTTTCCTGCTCGATCGCGGCGAACTGACAGGACACGGCACCATCAAAGGGAATGTCCCGGACTACGGCGGCGCGAAAACCAGTGGCTATGCCATTAAGGAAGGCGACTGCGCCAACGGCGTCCCCATCTCCAAGCAGGTGCTCATGTGCTGGGTCTGGGGGGCCGATCAAGCCTACGCGGACGCTCAGCCCGACACAGGGGGGCTCTACTGCGACTTCACATTCGCCAGGCAAAGTCCGATCTACGCGCTCGACAAGTTCGGCGTGATGCACGGATACCTGATGGGCGCACCGAAGTCAGTCGCGCTCGCGGAAAAGGCGCTACCCGGCGCGCTTCAACTCAATGGCAAGGACCAGTACGTCGAACTGAAACGCGACGTGGCGGACTTCACCGACACGACCATCGCCGTCTGGGTGAAATGGGCGGGCGGCGCAGCGGATCAGCGCCTTCTCTACCTCGGCGACGGCGCCGGGAAATACGCATATCTGACGCCGAAGGATCCCGACACCGGCAAACTTAGATTTGTGATCAGCACAAATGGAGTGGGCGGCGAGCAGTCACTGGATGCGCCGGGCCCGTTGCAGCCCGGGACCTGGACTCACGTTGCCGTCACTCTCAAAGGCGACACCGGAACGTTGTATGTCGACGGCAACCCGGTTGCGACCAACAACGCGCTGACGCACAATCCGGACATGGTCCTCGGTCCCAACGTGCTGAATGGGAAAGACAACACCTTCCTCGGTCGTGGTCCCGAGGGTCAGTACTTCAGCGGCCTGGTCTCGGATTTCCGCGTTTACGTGCAGCCGCAGGGCGACGGCGTGATTGCCGCGGCCGCAGCCCTTCTGCCGGATCGCAACGCCTCGCCGGTAGCACCTGTAGTGACGGCAACTCGTAAGCTCTCGACGCCCGGCTTCCTGCTGAAGCCAACCGTGGCCGGCGCCGATGCCGTCGTAATGTCCGCGCCCAGGCCAGGAAAGGACGCCAAAGGAGTCGAGTACGCGTTCGTCTGCACGGGCGGCGGAGGCCACAACAGCGGATGGACCAGCAGCACCCGCTTCACGGACTGCGTCCTGACGCCGGGCCAGACATATTCCTACGCATGCAAGGTGCGCGATGGATCGGGCAACGAGACCCCGCTATCGGCACCCGTCAAGGTCACGATCCCGAAGCCCGCCGTGCCGGATGGCGCGTTTGAAAGCGAACCGCGCGGAATCAGCGGAACGTCGATCCGTATGACCGCCAGAAAGGCTCCCGCCTCCGCCGGTGCCGTCGAATACCAGTTCACTCGTGACGACGGCCACACGAGTGGCTGGCAATCGAGCCGTACGTGGACGGACTCGGGACTCGCCGCAGGCTCCACCCATGCATACAGAGTCCAGGCGCGCAACGCTTGGGGTACGGTCGGCAAGGCATCGTCCGGCAAATCGGCGGTCGCTCGCGATGATACACCACCCGCCCGGTACAAGGTTGGCGAATGGCGAACACTCCCCTATTCGACTCTGACGAACACTATCTCGATGAAGGCCATGTCGGTCACGGGCGAGAATGACAGCCCCAGGATCGAGCCGGATCCGGTCGAGTACTACTTCCACTGCGTGAGCGGCAATGGACCGGACAGCGGCTGGATACACACCGCGACCTGGCAGTCGGCGCCGGTGCCGGACGGCACCTATCGCTACGAGTTCAAGATGCGTGACATCTCGCCTCAACACAACGAAACACCGTACTCGAGCGTTGAAACCGCAACCGTCTCGACGACGACCGGTTACCACGATTACCCGCTGGGCCAGGTGGCCCGGCAGGCCGAAGGCGTCCTCGTTGCCTTCAAGGGCAAGGTGACCGCCGTCGAACCGAAGGCCTACACCGTGTCGGCCGATGGCGCCAGCGTCAAAGTGGGAACGCAGGCCGTTGCCGGCGCGACCGATGCCGCACTGAAGGACCGTGACGTTACGGTAAAGGGCTGCGTGTGGACGCGTGACGGCGAGAAGCGAGTCCTCTGGGCCGAAGTGAAGTGA